The sequence GCGGCGGTGGCGCTGTCGCGCGGCGAGCGTTTCCGGGGGCGCACGCTTTTCTCGGGCATGCTCTATGCGCCGCTGGTGATGCCGGAAGTGATTACCGGGTTGTCGTTGTTGTTGTTGTTCGTCGCCATCGACGCCGGGCGCGGCTTCTGGACGGTCACGATTGCGCACACCACGCTGACCATGTGCTTCGTGGCGGTGGTGGTGCAGTCGCGGCTCGGCGCGCTGGACCGCAGCCTCGAGGAAGCCGCGATGGATCTCGGCTGTGCGCCGGTGCAGGCCTTCATCGCGGTGACGCTGCCGCTGATCCTGCCGTCGATTGCCGCCGGCTGGATGCTGGCTTTCACGCTGTCGCTGGACGATCTGGTGATCGCGAGCTTCACCACCGGGCCGGGCTCGGCGACGCTGCCGATCCGGATTTACTCGGAAGTGCGCCTCGGCGTGAAGCCCGAGATCAACGCGGTCTGCACCCTGGTGATCGGAGCCGTGGCTCTGGTGATCGTTGCGGCGTCGCTGGCGTCGAAACTCACCAGCGAGCAAGGCGAAAGCGCCGCGCCGCTTTAATCCGCTTTTTCGGGAGTGGATTCGGCGGCGACCGGGGGCTGTATGTTTGCCGGTGCATCGGGAACCGGTGCGGACGGGCCGGAGGGCGTTGTTTCAGCACCAGGTGAAGCCGGAGTTGCCGCAGCCGGTGCAGGCGTGTCGGCTGGCGCCGGGGCTGCAGCGGGGATGGCAGGCGCAACGGGCGGAGGCAGCACGGGTTGAGGGATCGCAGCTTGCGGCTGTGCGGTTGGTTCAACAGCGGGCTTTTTGCCGCCGCCGGTGAAGCGGTCGATCACCGATTTCACCGCGTCGCGGGTCTTGCGATCCTTCAGCGAGTCCAGCAGCGGCGCGGAGGCCGGGGAGCGGCGGATCAGCGAATCCGAGTCCGGGAAGATCAGCGGATCGTCCCACGGACCCTGCACCACGAACGGCAACTGGAACGCCGGCGGCGCGTCGCTGGCAACCACAAGGCTGGCGACGCCTTTCAGATCGTATTCGCGCGATGGTACCGAGGCCGTGCCGGTGAGCATGATGCGCGTGGTCGCGCCCTCGAGTTGGGCATCCTCGGCGGTGGCGACGCCGTCCCGGAATCGAATGGCGATGCTCAGCGTGTTGAACGGCGTCGAGCCGGTGCGGAAGTTGCCCGCGCCTGACAGCGGACGGCGCTCCAGCCGTCTCAACAACTGTTCGATATTCAGTCCGCCGATGGCGCCGTCGCGTCCGGTCAGTGTCGCGGTGCCGTCGAGGGATTGCGCCAGCGCGAACGGGCTGGCGCCGGTGGCCTCCAGCGCGAAGCTGAGATTGCCGCGTCCGGTCAGCCGGCTGACGCCGAACAGTTCGCTGGCGCAGCTTGCCAGATCTACATCGGTGAACTGGAACTGGGCTTTGACATCGGCATCGGTGTCCGCACGAGTGATGCCGAACGATCCCTTGAGAATGCCGCCATAGATCTGCGCTTCGCCGATGCTCAGCGCCAGCGTGCCGCTGCGCAGATTGGCGCCGAGCGCTGTGCGTCCAAGTTTGGAGGGGCCGATGGTCACCTTCGCGGCCGACAGGCGCATGTCGAGATCGGTGGCGGAGAGGCCGCGCAGATCGAACAATTGTCGGTTCCAGTCGCGCGCGCCGCTGGCGAGCAGGCGCACGGTGTCGATATAGGGCGTGAAGTCGAGCGCGTCGGCGGCCAGCGTGGCCTGCACGGTCTGGCGGTCGTTGTTGCTGTAGGTGATGACGCCTTCGGCGGTGTTGCCGTCGAGTTCGAGATTGACGTTGGTCAGCGCGATCGACTCGCCCACCACATTGGTGCGCGCCTTGAGCGAAAACCGTCCCAGTCCGCCGGTGCCGGGCGCGGGTTGACCGGTCCAGCGCAGCGCGTTGCGCAGCGACGGGCTGTCGGCGGCGAGCGTGCCTTCCATCAGCAGGCTGGTGCGGTTGGCGACTGCCCCGTCGAAGGCGAATTTCAGCGGCGCGCTGGCGACACGGACTTTGATGCCGGAGCGGTCGCCGGACAATGCTGCGATGAAATCCGCGATGCTGAGGCTGCCGTCGACGCGCTCGCCCCGCCAGTCGAACTGGCCGGTGGCGGCGAAGGAGCGCGAGATCGACGGCCATGCCAGCGACAGATCGATGCCGTCGAGGGTTTCGTCGATGCTACGAGCATCGTTCTGATAGGTGAGGACGCCGTCCTTGATGAGGATTTCGGAGAACGACACCGGGCTGTCGATGCCGGGCTTGATGGTGCGCGCCAAGGTCTCGATGATGCCCGACCAGTTGCTGCGGCCGTCGGCGGCGCGCTTCACGTTGATGCGGGGCCGCTCCAGCGTGACATCGGCGATTTCGTAGCGCCGCATCAGCAGCGGCAGCAGGCGCAGGTTGGCGGTCAGCTGATCGACAGTGAGCGGTTCATCGCCGCCGCCGCGCGAGCCCGCGCCTTTCAGCCCGACCTGCCGCAAGGTGATGGAACTGCCCGGAAACACCGACACGCGGACATCGCCGTCGACCTTGAGGTCGAGGCCGGTGACGGCGCGAATCTGCCGCTCCACGGACAGCCGCACCGCGTTCTGGTCGATCATCCATGAAATGGCGATCAGGCCGATCAGCGCGGCAGCAAGCAATGCCGCAACCGGCATCGCCAGGCGCTTTATCCCTTGGGCCATCGTCAATGAGTTCATCCGGCTGGTTTGCGGTGTGGAGCATCGGCGGGTGTCCCGCCGCAGCGCAGGCTGCAACTTGATTGCTTTTCTTGACGCTTTCAAGGCCATCCGTGGCTTAAAGCCCTCTATCCAGACCACAATTCCAGAGGATGCCGCGGGAGAGGGATTGCGCGAGGCTGTGGCAAAACCGCCGGGGTGGGGTTCGGCGGCGTGATTGACGCGCCTTGAAGATTCCGCCTAATAATCGCCCACAAGCCCAATGGCCCGCCTATTCTCCCATCAGGTTGCAGCATCATGAACAAGGTTTTCCCCGACGCGAAATCCGCGCTCGATGGCGTTCTCAAAGACGGCATGACCATCATGTCAGGCGGTTTCGGGCTTTGCGGTATCGCGGAGACGCTGTCCGATGCGCTGCGCGAGGCGGGCGTCAAGAACCTGACGGTGATCTCCAACAACGCCGGCGTCGATGGCATCGGTCTCAGTCGCTTGCTCGAGACCCGGCAGATCAAGAAGATGATCTCGTCCTATGTCGGCGAGAACAAGCTGTTCGCGCAGCAGTATCTCGCGGGCGAGCTCGAGCTTGAATTCAATCCGCAGGGCACGCTGGCCGAGCGCATCCGCGCCGGCGGCGCCGGCATTCCAGCCTTCTACACCAAGACCGGCGTCGGCACGCTGATCGCCGAAGGCAAGGAAGTGAAGGAATTCGATGGCGAGAAATACATCATGGAGCGATCGCTGTTCGCTGATCTCGCTATTGTCCACGCCTGGAAGGGCGACACTGCGGGCAATCTCGTCTACCGGAAGACCGCGCGCAATTTCAATCCGATGATGGCGACGGCGGCGAAGGTGACGGTCGCGGAAGTCGAGCATCTGGTGCCTGCGGGCGAGATCGATCCCGATCACATTCACACCCCCGGCATTTTCGTGAAGCGCATCATCGCAGTCGATCCCGCCTTGAAGCGGATCGAGCAGCGCACCACGCGCAAGCGCGCATAACTCATCTCAGGAGGACGCCTTATGGCCTGGACCCGTGAACAGATGGCTGCCCGCGCTGCGAAGGAATTGCGCGACGGCTACTACGTCAACCTCGGCATCGGCATTCCGACGCTGGTCTCGAACTACATCCCCGACGGCGTCGATGTCGCACTTCAGAGCGAAAACGGCATGCTCGGCATGGGGCCGTTCCCCTATGAGGGCGAGGAAGATCCCGACCTCATCAACGCCGGCAAGCAGACGGTGACCGAGCTTCCGATCACCAGTTACTTCTCCAGCGCGGATTCGTTCGCGATGGTGCGCGGCGGGCATATCGATCTCTCGATTCTCGGCGCGATGCAGGTGGCGGAGAACGGCGATCTCGCCAACTGGATGATCCCCGGCAAGATGGTCAAGGGTATGGGCGGCGCGATGGACCTCGTTGCGGGCGTCAAGCGCGTGGTCGTGGTGATGGAGCATTCGGCCAAGGACGGCCCGAAGCTGCTGCACCGCTGCAACCTGCCGCTGACCGGCGAGCGCGTGGTGGACATGGTCGTCACCGATCTGGCGGTGTTCACCATCGACAAGCACGGCAAGGACGGCATGGCGCTGATCGAGCTTGCGGACGGTGTTACGCTCGACGAGGTGAAGGCCAATACCGAAGCCAGCTTCCGCGTGGCGCTGAAGAACGCGTGATCTCTAATGCGTCATCCTGAGGTGCGCGCTCTTTCTTGCGCGCCCCGAAGGATGACGACACAACGCGCCGCCATCCTTCGAGGCTCGCCAAAGGTGGCTCGCACCTCAGGATGACGAAATCGTGCTCACGCCGGTCCCTGCGGAATATCCGAGAACCGCGTCAGCCATGCCACCGGGCCGATGCTCGCCGCCACGATCAGCAGCGCCGCGAGTGCGCCGTCCTCGAAACTGCCGCGGCTGGCATACTGATAGATCGAGGTCGCCAGCGTCTCGACGTTCATGGGCCGCAGCAGCAGCGTCGCCGGCAATTCCTTCAGGCAATCGACGAACACGACGATGGCGGCGCCAAGCAGCGCGGGGCGCAGCAGCGGCAGGTGGATGCGCCGCATGGCGGTCATCTCGCTTGCGCCGGCGCTGCGGGCGCTGTCGTCGTAGTCGCGCGGAATCCGCTCGAAACCTGCCCGGATGAATCCCGTCGGCACCGCGAGAAAACGGATCACGTAAGCGGTGACAACCGCCGCGCCAGATCCCATCAGCACGAGACCGGGCAGCGACAGCCCAAGCGCGGCCGCAAGCGTGTTCAGTCCATTGTCGATCGCAAGCACGGGGGCGAGCAGGCCGAGCGCCAGCACCAGCCCCGGCAGTGCGTAGCCCATTTGCGCGATATTCGCGGTGACGGACTTCCATGCCGCCGGCCGCCAGCGGATCGCAAGAATCGTCGCAAAGCCAAGACCCAGCGCAACGAGCGTGGCGAGTGCGGCGAACGTCACCGAGTTGAACGCGTCGCGCCAGATGGCTGCATCAACCGTCAGCAACGAGCGGCGCACACTCTGGTGCAGAAGAAACAGCAGCGGCACGATGAAGCCGAGCAGAGCGGGCAACGCGCAGGCGGCGAACGTCAGCCAGCCCTTCATGCCGCCGAGTTCAGCGCGCTCGGTGAGCCGCGGACTTTCCGAGGAAAATTCCGTGACCGCGTTGCGGCGGCCATAGCGCTCCATCGCGATCAGACCTGCGACGATGACCAGCACCAGGCAGGACAGTTGCGCCGCACCGGCGAGGCTGCCGCGATTGAGCCAGGTCGTGAAGATCGACACGGTCAGCGTACGGATGCCGAGATATTCGCTGGCGCCGATGTCGTTCAGCGTTTCGAGTGCGACGAGGGCGAGACCGACCGCGAGCGCCGGGCGCGCCATCGGCAGCGAGATGCGGCGAAACACGTTCCAGCGGTTCGCGCCCAAGGTGCGCGCGGCCTCGGCGAATTCCGCGCTCTGCAACTGGAACGTCGCCCGCGCCGAGAGATAGACGTAAGGATAAAGCACGAGGCCGATGATGAGGATCGCGCCCGGCAGGGAACGCAGATTGGGCAGAAGCACCAGCGCGTCGCGCGTCGGAAGCCACAGCGTCAGCATGCGATGCAGAAGACCGAGCGGCTCGAACAGATCGACATAGACATAGGCTGCGATGTAGGTCGGGATCGCCAGCGGCAGTGGCAGCAGCCAGAGCAGCAACCCGCGCCCGGGAAAATCATACAGCGAAATCAGCCATGCACTGCCTGCGCCGGCACCGAGTGCGACCAGCCCAACGCCGAACAGCAGCAAAGCGGTATCGCGCAGCGCGAGCGGCAGCACGTAGTCGATGAGGTGTTGCCAGACGTTGGGCGCGGGCTGGGCCGCAAGCACGACAATGGCGAGCACCGGCATCGCCACAAGCGCCGCGGTGAACACCGCGAGCGCCGAGACGGCGGGCTGTGCGAGGCGGGTGGTGGTCACGCCGGCATCACGTCGGGAGCAATCGCAACCGGCTTATCCCTCAATTATCAAACCCGACCTTGTCGACCAGCGCCGAGGCTGCCTTGCGGCGGGCGCCGATCTTGGCGATAGGAAGGGTGTCGGCATTCAGTTTGCCGTAACCGGCGATGGTCGGGTTGACGGCGACGCCGGCGCGGATCGGATACTCGTAGTTGGCATCGGCATAGAGCTGTTGCGCCTTTTCGCCGGCGAGCCATTCGATCAGCTTGACGGCGTTCGCCTTGTTGGGCGCGTTCTTCGCCAGCAGCACGCCGGATAGGTTCACATGAGTGCCGCCGCCCGCGAAGGTCGGCAGGATCACTTTGGTGGCTTCCGCCCAAGGCTTCTTGTCGGCATCGTGGTTCATCATCAGCGCCCAGTAGTAGGTGTTGCCGATGCCGATGTCGCATTTGCCGGCTGCAACATCGCGCGCGGTTTCGCGGTCGCCGCCCGACGGCTTCTGCGCCAGATTGGCTTTCACGCCGCGCAGCCATTCTTCGGCCTTCGCCTCGCCGTGATGCGCGACGTAGGCCGCGAACAGCGCGTTGTTGTAGATATGCTGGCCGGAGCGGATGCAGATCTTGCCCTTCCATTTCGGATCGGCGAGTTCCTCATAGGTGATCGCGTCCTGCTTCACCCGGTCCTTCGAGGCGTAGATCACCCGCGCGCGCATTGCGATGCCAGCCCAGTGTCCGTCGGGGTCGCGGTATTGCGCAGGCACGATCTTGTCGATCACCTCGGACTTGATCGGCTGGGTCACACCGGCCTGCACGGCTTCATCGAGGCGGCCGATGTCCACCGTCAGCAGCACGTCCGCGGGGCTGTTGGCTCCCTCCGCCTTGATGCGCTGCTCGAGGCCCGAACTCGCCGAGACGATATTGACCTTGATGCCGGTCTCCCGGGTAAAGGTATCGATCAGCGGCTGCACCAGTTTGTTTTCGCGATAGCTGTACACATTCACTTCGCCGGACTGAGCGACTGCGGCATTCCATGTGATCGCCGATGCGACGGCGGTTGCGGCGGCGAGAATGCGGGTTCGTAACATGATTGATGCTCCGGCTTTGACGTGCGTTGCAGCGCGTGTGCCGGTGTCTGTAGCGCACAGAGCGAGCGTATTCACGCGGCGCTATGTCGCGAGATCGCGGATTTAGAGAGATTCCAGATTGCTCTACGCAATCGCGCTGGCGTGGGAGAACACCACCTCGATCAGCGTGCCGGAATGCGGCGCGGTCTTGATGTGGAACTGCGCGCGGTTGGCTTCCACAAGCGCCTTGGTCAGCGACAGGTTGACCGCAGAGCTGTCCGCGGTCTGATCCGAGGCGCCCGTCGTGCGGAACGGCGCCATTGCGGCGGCGATCTCGTTGTCATTGAGGCCAGGGCCGGTGTCGCGGACCCGCAGCACGATGTCGCCGAAATCGGTGGTCGCTGTCGAGACGATGACCTGTCCGCCGGCGTTGGCGAGATGGATCGAGTTGCCGATCAGGTTCAGCGCGATCTGGCGCAGCGCGCGGGCATCGGCCTTCACGGTCGGCAGCGAGTGGGCCAGCGAGGTGCGGATGATGATGCGTTCCCGGTTGGCCTGCGGCTGCATCACCGCAACGCATTGCTCAACCATGCTGTTGAGATCCTGGTTTGCGAACGACAGATCCATCTTGCCGGATTCGATGCGCGTGAGATCGAGCAGGTCGTCGATGATCGCCATCACCCGCTGGCCGGAAGCGCGGATGTCCTTCATGTATTCGACATAGCGCTCGTTGCCGAGCGCGCCGAAGCGCTCGTCGATCATCACGTCGGAGAAGCCGATGATGGCGTTGAGCGGCATGCGGACCTCGTGGCTGATCCGCGCCAGAATGTCGGCCTTCGCCGTCATCGCGCGCTCGGCCTGCCGCCGCGCCTGTATCAATTCGCCTTCGTTCTTCTTCGCCTGCGACAGATCGCGGAAGATCGCAAAAAAGCGCGCGCTGCCCGGCCGCGTCCGGCCGATGGTCATCGACAGCGGGATCGTGCCGCCGTCGCGCACGCGGCCCAGCATGTCGCGGCCGTGATCGAGCAGGCTTGCAACGCTGGTGGTCTTGATGCTTTCCACATAGTCCAGCACCGCGCGCTGGCTTTCCGGCGCGAACAGGTCGGTGAGATTGAGCCCGGCGATCTCGGCGTCGTTGCGGCCGAACAGCGCCTCGGCGCTGCGATTGCATGACAGCAGGCGGCCTTCATCGTCGAAGATCACGACGCCTTCGGCGGTGGTGTCGAGGATGGTGGCGAGCTCCTCGGCCTGTGTGTTGGCTTTCGTCTGTATGTCCTGGGTCTGAACAGCCGCCGCTGCGATCACAGCTGCGGGTTCGGCGCGTTGCTCGGAACGCGGCTCGCTGCGCGGGCCGGAAAACACCAATGCGTGCGCCGGTTCATTGTCCCATGTGATGGCGAACAGCCGTGCGTCGGCTGGCTGGCCCTTTTCGGGACCGCTCTCGCTGGTTGCCGCAATCACGACGGGCGTGCCTGTCTCCGATGTGCTGCTCGCCGAGCCGGCACCGGCTTCAACGGTTAGCGCATCGAGGCCGCCGGCCTCGGCGACCGCATGCAGGCTGTCATAGCCGGTTGAATTGAGGAACGCACTGTTGGCGTAGATCAGCCGGTCGAGCCGGTAGACCAGCACGCCAACCGGCAGACGATCGAGCAGCAGCGTATCCTGCGCGGAATTCGCGCGCGGCAGCGCAGGCTCGCGCGGCGTGAATGCCGCGGGATATTCGGTCTCCATTCGGGATGGAGCCTCGATTTCCGGAATCGCGGCATCGGCCGCGTGCGAATCCGCCGACACGTTGTCCGGCGCAGCTTGGTTTGCGAGGTCGGCTTCGAGGCGCGCCGAGAGCTGCCGCGCCAGCTCGTCGAATGCGTTGCTCTCGACCGGCGTCAGGGTCGGCGATTTCGGCTCGGCGACGGGAAACGGTACGACGTTCTGCGGAATGTCCACGGGCTTGGCCTGTTGTTGCGGAAAATCGTCTTTCGGGGCGCTGTCTTGCGCATCGCCGGGGGGCTGCAGCGTATCGTGCGGTCGCGCGGCGGGCGGTTGCTCGTCGATATTATCCTGCACGATGTCCTGGAGCGTTTCCGGGATGCTCTCTTGTAGAGTTTCTTCGATGGCGGTCTGCGCGGCTGCGTCGTCAGTGAACTCTTCGGACTGGGTCGTCGTCTCGAAGGGTTCCTGATCAGCAGAGTCCGGCGCGGGCGCTTCATCGAACGCTGATTCGAACACATCGACCGGCATCACGTCGCCGGGTTGCTCCGCCGATCGCTTCTCCGCCACGTCATCAATGGGTGCGTCGGCGCTCGGTTCGCTCGCAGATTCGATCGGAGAAGGTTCTGGCGCCGATACCGCAACGGCCTCTGTAACCGGCGCAGCATGTTCAACTTCAGGCTCGCTGACCGGTGCGGTCTCGACATCCGGGGCGACAATCACGGGCACAGGCCTCGGTATCGGCTTGGGCACGCTCACGGCGCCGATCAGGGCGACCAGCACTGTTGTGTCCGCAGTGCCGACGCGATGCACCCCGACCCGGCCAATGTTCATTTGCATTGCCGACTGTCCGTCACGGAGCGCGATGCTGCGTGCGTCGTCGAAGCCGGGCCCGGTGAGATCGGTGAGCAGCGGGGTGAAGCGCTTCGCAGTTTCGTTGACTGCCGCCAGCGCGCCGTTCGGCGTGAAGATCATGGCTGGCATCGTGACACTGTCGGCCAGATTGGCAACGCGCTCGGTGAGCGGCATCGGACGCCCGACAGGCTCGGCGGCGGCGATGAGAAGCCCACTGCTTCCGTCGGGAAAAACCAGCCGCACGCATGCGCATGTCAGCAGGCGGCCGAGCGGTGCGCCGAAACCGCGCAGCCGTTCAAGCCGCGCCGGGCCGGATGGCGAGAGTCGTGCCGCGAGCTGGGCGGCCTGGCGGCGACGCGGGTCCGCGGGACCGATGGTTCGCTCCGCAAGAATTGCGGCGTTGCGCGCGCCGAACAGGCGTGCACCTGCGGCATTGGCCCACAGAATATGTGCGCCATCGAGCGACCAGACCCATGCCGGCATGGTGCTCGTCGCGTGAACCGCAAGGCGCGGATCGCGGATCCCATGAAGCTGGAAATCGGCTTCGCTCATGTTGAACAACCCGGCAATGCTTATGCGTCTCGCTGTTGCGACGCCGGTTTCGGCGTCTGGGGCGGATCGGACAGCCTTAACAAATGATTAGTATGGCGTGGCTGCCGCGAGGTCCATCGGTGCGGTGCGACACTAACCCGCCAAACCCGCGATAACGTTAATCGGGGCGCGAACCCCGGCGCTGTCGGGGCGTTGAGGTGTTGCAAAAGATATTCAAACGGTCACGATAGATAGAAGCCGTCGCTGCGCTGCGTCATATGCGCGATGTCGCTTGGCGATAAATTTGCAGGACACCCGGAAGCCAGCCAATGGTTCCGGCATGCACAGGAGGATGCGACATGTCAGGCGATCGTTTCGAAATTCCGAAGGAAATGCGCTCGATGGCGGAAACCAGCCTCGATCAGGCCCGCAAGGCGTTCGAATCCTTCATCAGTACCGCCCAGCAGACGGCGGCGGCTTTTGGCGGCCCGTCGATGGGCGCTCCCGGCGCCGCAGCCAAGGACATCAGCGCCAAGGCCATCGCCTTTGCGGAAAAGAACGTGCAGGCCTCGCTGGCCTATGCGCAGCAGCTCATCCACGCCAAGGATCTCACCGAGGTGATGCGCCTCCACACTGAGTACGTGCAGGCCCAGATGCGCGTTCTGGCCGAGCAGGCCAGCGAAATGGGCCAGACCGTGACCCGTGCAGCGATGGACGCCGCCAAACCCAAATAAGGCCCCTCGCAAGGCCTGTGCCGTTAACCGCATCCCGACCCGGCGGCCGCGCCGGATCAGGGATGCAGGCGATGTTATTGCAATGCACAAGACCGGCCATATAGTGCAACATAATGCCGATCTCCTGCAGGCCACGCGCCCGCGATGACGGCTTTGCCGCTCGCCTTCGGCGCGCGGCCCGAATTCCAGCACAAGGACGTTTCCATGAGCGCGCACGATCCGTTTTCGAATGTCACCCCGTTTCAGGTTCCGGAGCAGGTTCGCGCGTTCGCCGAGCAGGGCGTTTCGCAGGCCCGCGAGGGCTATCAGAAGCTCAAGGAAGCGGCTGAATCCAGCAATGGTGCCATGGAAGCGGTCTACGCATCGGCCACCAAGGGCGCGGGCGATTTCACTGCGAAGGTGATCGACATCGCCCGAACCAACACCGAGTCGGCGTTCGATTTCGCCCAGAGCCTGCTTGGCGTGAAGTCGCTGCCGGAAGCGTTCGAACTGGTGAATGCCCACGCGCGCAAGCAATTCGAGGTGCTGACCGCCCAGTCCCAGGACCTTGCGGCGCTGACCCAGAAGGTCGCGACCGATGCCGTCGAGCCGATCAAGACCGGCGCGGCGAAAGCCTTCAAGACCGGCGTCTAAACGCAGGGCGGGGTTGAGGCGCGATCCGCAAGGCGCGCCGTTTTCCTGTTCTTTCCCCAGCAGATCGGGCGGCGCGGCTGAACCCGTTCAGTCCTGGCACTCACCAATAGCCGGGTTTTTATGGTGCGGTCAGGCCGCCGAAGCGTCTTGCCAAAGCGCGGCGTTGCACCTAGTTTCCCGCGAAATCGCCGCCTCGGGCAGGGCAGACGTTTGGCTGCCGTGCGATTTGAAAATGCAGTTGTAGCTCAGCTGGTTAGAGCGCCGGATTGTGGATCCGGAGGTCGGTGGTTCGATCCCACCCAACTGTACCACTCCTTCCTCCCCCGACAGTCTTCATGAGTTCGTGTGACCGCCGTTCCGGCGGCGGGTGACCGGTTGCGGGTGCCGTGCGTATGGCTGGTTTGCGCAGACGCCGCGGGCGCAAAACCGGCTTGATATTTCACATGTGAAATATATACGGGGCTCATCATGCAGCCCGACCGCCGATTGATTTACCTGATGAGCGTTGGCTTCCGCCGGCTGCAGCGAGGCATGGAGCAGCAAAGCCTGTCAGCGGCGCAGGCGGGCGTACTCTTCGTTCTGGGGCAGAAGGACGGCGCTTTGAT is a genomic window of Bradyrhizobium sp. G127 containing:
- a CDS encoding phasin family protein — its product is MSGDRFEIPKEMRSMAETSLDQARKAFESFISTAQQTAAAFGGPSMGAPGAAAKDISAKAIAFAEKNVQASLAYAQQLIHAKDLTEVMRLHTEYVQAQMRVLAEQASEMGQTVTRAAMDAAKPK
- a CDS encoding phasin, whose translation is MSAHDPFSNVTPFQVPEQVRAFAEQGVSQAREGYQKLKEAAESSNGAMEAVYASATKGAGDFTAKVIDIARTNTESAFDFAQSLLGVKSLPEAFELVNAHARKQFEVLTAQSQDLAALTQKVATDAVEPIKTGAAKAFKTGV